tttcttctttttttttcattgaagcAAATGACATAGATTACTTACATAGCCATTGTTGCTTAAGAAATTTATAccataaataacatattttcaaGTATTATAGGACTAGTAAAATTAAGTCAAACATTCATTTTAGTAATCTTAACATTGAAGTAAACTTTTGTGTAGAATGTTTAAATTTATGTGAAATATAAAACccataaaattaagataaataatcCATTTAAGCTAATGGGCATTGTAGATGTTTTTATTAGCTACAAAGTGAAGATAGAAAGACTCGTTAAATAAGTTAAATCCcacccaaaaaaatattttcaataaatttcaattaataatagatTTTGTGCTAAAAAAGTACTTTCATCTCGTAATAATTATCATGTGAAAAAAGATAAGTctcaataattatcattttaacttttcaatataacattaattattttttttatatctcttataatattaatgatggaCAACAAAATCtatgaataaattaatgataataagattaattttataaataatacctctctttcatttgtttattaatttttcatcaaaaaatatAGGAGGATAATTATGAGACAGAAAAGTATATTAAAGTGTCTTACTATTTCTCATTCTAAAAATATCTTCACCATTAATTGTGGatagattaaatttattttttgtcgtCAAAGATATGttcaaattatattatcttcctctctttttttacaGTAATATTATCTTCCTCTTGTAAATCAtttcaattagtttttaatGTAACTAACTTCGTAAGGATACTTTTTTCTCTCCTCTTTTTCGTCAGTGGACAAACAAAAGAGCAGAGAGAACAGAAAAATCTGATGTTCTCTAACAAACTGAATGCCTAAAGCATCTGAAAACAGTAAAGGCTGTAGCTGTTGCGGACAGTTTGATTCTTTATAACACTGATTAGGTTTTACAAAACTCCACTTATTTTCGGGGggaaaaaatatcaaacattAGGGCATGTTTAGAAAAGACTTTTTCTCTAGAaaataatctttcaaaaactaCCTTAAAAAGTTaatcaaaaataattaattttcacagATAAATAAAACCAAACATGTATTTAATTATCTGTTTTTCTTCACACCATGCCAAATGCTATTTCTGTTAATCTTTTCAAGCATGATTACGAACAGCCAACAGAAGCACAATTTTAACAGTAGCCAAAAACGTTCTACAAGTAAAGCAACACTAGGCAGAAGGAGgagaaattaataattcaagagTGCAAAATGCACTGCTGAGAACccccttttgttttctttcccttttggaAAAAGGTAGTAAGGATCTTGTCAGTTATAGCAAAGATATTTACAATTCATTAAGCAACAATATCAAAACTGTTGGGGGCTCTTTGAAGTATAATTTGCAACAAAGAATGCATGCATTTACACTTAAAGGAACCAAAAAACCTCTAGCAAGAAGATGACACTAAATCAACATGTGGTTCGTAAGAACAGTGCCTACTACTCTATGATGACGCTTTGAACCTGATCTCTTGTCTACTTTCCCACGCCTAGGATGACTCTTCATCTGAGGCCTATTGGTATAAGAAGCAGGTTGACCAGGACGCCGGGTTACAACAGCTGGAGGAGGCATTTGCTCCAATATGTCTCTATGGTAAGCCTAATATTATTTATCAAGAACCACCAACATAAAAATCCAAACAATTTGAAGAGGAAATATAATACACATGCTAAAAGAACTTAAGTTAGTTTTCACAAGACATAAAAGTGCAAAGATTTGGGAGTGCATGTTTTAAAAATGAGAGGTCACACACAAAACCCCAGACATTTGGAAGTGCATGTTGAATTCAAAAACTAGCTTTTCCAACAACTAACATAGCACACGGCAAGACAAGACGCAAATACTAACCTGTATCACAAAGTTACGTCTTTCACAATCCATAAACATGTTAATACTCCAATCAGTTTTTGCCATTATTTTGTCTCTTACTGTGGAAAAGCTCAACTGATCCCTGGAAGTGAAGCGATCAACTTCATTGAACCATAAGCAAGTAAAGAGATTTGTAATTGGAATGTGTTCTCTTATGATAACACAACCTTCAGGAACATCTGCAGAAACTCAGCCATAAGCAATACTTCAGATTTTTAAGATGGAGGCAGCAATTATATGCAAGCACAGGCACAAATCTCCACACATAATCCATTTTACATATGCAGGCATGAATATATGAAAACTGTTCGTCTGTTGTTCCTACCACTAGTTATAGGAAGCTTAGCCCTGGAATAATGAGTTAAACCGTCGtggtatttataaaattgaatttgatgATCAATGGAAGCATTTTCATATTTCCCAGCAGCTTTATTAGCCTCAGCCTCAACAAATACATCAAAGCGTCTATAGTGTCTTGAAATTGCAAAAGTAGCATTTTGGCGCCACAAGAACCTGGATGATACAAAAGGCAGTGACAATgaagatattaaaaatatacaattagAAATTAGTTGACATATATCCCTCTTCATATATTGTGTTGTAAAATAAAGCTAAATGAATAAAATGTACACACAAATGAACATTGTTCAAAACAATGGAAAACCCTAGCTCATGAAATAAAAGTTCAAAAACATGCACGTTTTATCAAGCAAGCAACGCATATGTCAAATAATCATATACAAACATCAATTCGAATCAAACAACCACGATAGTGAAGAGGTTGCAAGGAGAGAAAGGGTTTACCACTTCTCATCACAATTCATAAATTCCACAACTTCACATGCAACAGAATTTGTAAAAGGCCTAAGTTATTCAAGAACAGTTATGTGAAAAATTATTGAGTATTGGTTAATTGCCCCACACTTCCTTGGGGGAACTCATTAAAAAGTACATAATATTTTCCatttaacaatattatttaatgaatagAGCTTCTAATTACTCAAAAAGGAAGTAATTAAATGCTTTTTGGATACCAAGATATTAAATACTTTCATTTTACATCTAATACTATCTGTTTTAATTCCTTAGCCATTGTCCTAAGGATAGTCATTAACAATGCTCAAGTTATTATTGTGACATTACGAAAGTCTTTTCGGTTAAATAAGCATCAGTTATCTATAGTGCACCAAAAGTAAAGGGAATAAGTGCCATTTGATCTACataacttaaatataaatagagACCTGAACCCGTATCATGTAATAAGAAGATTCAATTTAGAAAGTGGGATATGTGAATTGATAGCAGTTATAAGatttaatagaaaaatcaaTTCTTCTTAGAAAATACCAAGAAAAGATAACTATTTGAAATTTCCCTTTAATATATTATAGATCATATCAATAGCTTGATAGCTTCTGACTGCATCACATCAAACTGTAAAAGATATGCTCAAGCATCATTGAAGTtggaaataacaaataaaactaacaatCATGTAAGTCTACTGAAAATAATTTAgccaataataagaaaattctttaaatatatGGTTGTTATTACAATAATCCAAAACTTGCCagataaaagtcaataaataacAAACTGaacaaacaaaatcatataatttcatcagaacataacttggaatcAAACAATATCATTGTTTATTCTCAAGTATATATGATGGTAAATAGAAACTTATTGATAAACAATGGTGAATAGAAATTTATTTCACTaaatacaaaagaaataaaaaccaaatcaatttttaataacttgGCTTTTACCTTTCAAGAACTTGATATGGGTCCACAACAAGCTCAAGCTTCCCATCAATCCATATTGAATATCGGACATTGGGGAAGATCCTGTGTAAAAGAAGCTTTGGAACCTGCAATAAGTTTAGAAGCATCTTGAGACCATATAAAGTAAGTTCCACACATTAACCTGTAGATGCACTGATATTAGAAATAGGGGGCATGTAACAAAAAATCTTTATTCAACCTCAATAGAATAGTGGGAAGGAAAAAGTAAGCAATCAACCTTTCCGTTACGCCGAGAATCAGCATAAGGAATATTACGGACAATGATGATTCTCCATAATCCAACTCTTCTGCTGCTACTCAAAATACTGGCATTCTTCATATACATTTCTGTTTCTTCATCAATAAACATATAGAAAGGAATGTTTTTCTTTGCTTCTGAACTGATGTTCCTGGGCTGCTGTATAACATCATAGTTTCCTGGTATAGATGAAAGGGAGCTATGTGAAGCagaaaacaaacatcaaaaggtATTTTTATAATACATTAGTCATAAGCCATACCAAATATGGCAGATGCAACAATGACATCATGGTATTGATCCAACTCTAAGAGATCCGCctcatcaaaatcaaatcctGTCTGGCGACCAGGTCTGCTTCCTTTGACAAATCTGATAagagtttataaaaaaacacttatacTTGTGGGGCACTAATGTGGGTGACTTTTAAAAATTCTTCCAGGAAAATTAATCTCCAAGTTGtgagaaaattaaatacaaataacaaaaatgaacTAACCCACAGTGCACTTTCATGGTCTCTTTTATATTAAAAGCAGCATCCCTTTCTTCCAGAGAAGGGTATCCACCAAAATCAGAGCCACCATGTGGCTCACTTTCAATTGGATTTTCATCATGCACATATGTCAAAGTGCGAAGTATGGGAGATTCTGATGGGGAACTTGGCATACTAGCTATAGCTTGCTCCACTGGAATATAACACACAGGGCATGCTGAAAAGGAAGAGGGCAAGAACCCAATTAACAGAATCCTACGAGGACAATAACTAAATATGCAGTTTGTGTGTACACGTAAATAAGATGCTATTACCCAGATTCAAGATAGATGTTTGTGAATTAAGAATTGAAAACAAGGCCAAATGGAAAAACAAGACTTACGGCGTGGTCCAGGTCGTCTTCTATCAgctggtggaggaggaggaaaTGCAAAATGGTCACAACGATGTCCCCAAGTAGGAAAATATCCcttttttcttgttggcttggaCAAGGACAGTGAATTAGGAGCAGGAGGAGGCCTAGCTGTACTTCTATGTCTACTTGTCAATGAGAACACTCTAGAAGAATTACTATCCTCTGACTTGTCTTCTATTACTCCACgaggttttaaaaattcatacCTAGTAATGGCATAAGATCGCGTATCTTCAATTTCACTATTGATGTTTCCACCTAGTTCATCACAATGCCAAAAACACACCATAAAACATACAGAATTTACACTGCAGATAATCAAAAGGTTATGAAGATAAACACAGGTATAAGAACCAGTGAAAGTTCTAATCCAAAACACGACATCTCAAATGATGACTTAACTCTTAACCAAACCAATATGTCTTCAActttagaaagaaaaacaaaacagtaGAACAAACAAGACAAGTAACAGtgccaaaaaaacaaaactgaaaCATATTATACTATGGCTTATCTTAAGAACGCATTTATAAGATGCTCGGTGTCATTGAAATGATAGCAAACCAAACTCTAAGGtacattatattatatcttaAGAGGCACACAGAAGCAAAATAAAACAGATTATAAAGTGTGTGCTTCAAGGTTTAAAACTTATTCCAAAATTGCAAAGTTGAGAATGTAATATTTCAATGTTTTTTATGAGCTTTAAAAATTATTCCCAAGAAAGTTTTGTTTTAAGGTTTAAAGATTTGTTCTTGGGAATATAATTACCATGTTTGTCatgagttttaaaaatttatttccatGTATTGTTCATGTCCGAGAAAGTAACAATTCCTTATTTTGCTTCATTCTTATTCTCGGGATGAGGGGTGGGAAAGTTATATTCCCACAGGAATATgggaatttattttctaatcaattattatttccattttttctAATTGTTTTGCATTTGAAAAACCATTCCTgggaataataaaatttaatcaaacatatttttaaatattctgaTGAATAACATTCCTAGTTACAATATTCCTAAGAATGTGATTCCGTAAAATGGAATATTATACCTTGAAACAAACTTCCTCAAGTATTGATCATGTCTGAGAAAGTAATAACGTGTTGttttacttcatttttattCCCATGGTGAGAGATGGAAAAGCTATTATCCAAACCAATTATAACTCACATCTctactcttatttttttattcgaaACAttctgaattttaaaaaatatccctaggaatatttaaataataaaacctaACCAAAGGTATTCTTGAATTTACTAGGGAATAACATTCCTAGTCATAATATTCCGCGAAATGTCATTTCTGGGAATGCGATAGTATGTATACCTTTAAAACAAATGTCATTGATTTCTACAACTCAACAAATAAGGAGTCATATATATCATAAACACTTCCATTCCTGAGTAAACAAGGATTAATGAGAAACTATTACATGGTGGGGACTTTCTGGTCCAACTAATCTTCACCAAACATGTAGTTGAGtattattgattatttatcGAATTCTcggattatttaataatttctctagatgaaaaaaaaaggactaaGTTAGTTACTAACCTCTGTAAACAGTAAAGCAACCAAAAACGAAAACACAGAGGCCAAGGGCAAGCATGAGAAGCATTGCGACCTTGCCTCTTCCAAGTAGCcggcaaaagaaaaagaaacccctctctttctctctgggGTTGTAGAGGAGCGTCTTTGAAGGTCTACGCACAAGCATGGGCTTGGGAGAAACGGTGCCGTTTTGCTGCAGCGTCCCATAGCTCCCTGTGCGCACACCCAATGACACTCCAGTCATCGTCGCTCTCCCTTCAATATCATCACCATCCACAACAACTTCAATCCAAATCCCCAATTCGCCCCCAACAATTCCTCTTTCTATaaatattatcaatttaattaattgattaaaaaagtaGTAATAATACACGCCAACACAGCAACAACCTTAACCTCTTCGAATCCCCTCCTTTCACAACCATTCGAGGGCCCACGATTCGTTTCGATAGCTGCATTTGATGCTAATCGCTGGGAACCCAAACCCACGATTCGTTTTTTGGTAGGGGCGCGTGGGAGGCATCAAAACGGCAACTTGATCGGGAATGTGGGTGGCGGGAAAACGTGGAAACGACAACCTCGTCGGCGGTGTCGCAGTTGCGTTTTGGAATGTGGGAAATTGGGTAGTGTGAGATTGTGAAATGTGAATAGGGATTAGGGAGGAGGATTGGAGATGGTGGATCGAGGCGTAGCGTGAATGGAGGGAAGAGACAATGGCAAATTTTTAGAagaaggaggagaaggaaaTGCAGATGCACACACACAGAGATTTTTGGAATGGGCCCTCTGGCCCAACAGAATGTGCTTCCAAAAACAAAAGTCCAAAGGTTGCTTTTGAATCATGTGAATGGCCCATTTATCCATGTGAATCAATGTTTTATTTCGTATGAAGAGGATTGAACGAATGTGGTTTCAGGATTGCTAATTTGGCAATTTTGAGTATGCGTGccttatttgatgtttttatatGTAATACTCTTCTTTATACATAGTGCATTATTGGCAATTGTGAGTATGtttggtttttatgttttttttttaaaacaaaatagtcTCATAGTCGAAAGGTATGAGACTAATATCCGTAACATAAAGATcatgaaagtaatttttgtttCTCTCAACAAAATCTTCTTTAGCTAGATAATCAAATTTGTGTTAAACTTTGTTGGTTTTCTTTAAGATGCAGTGCTCTTCTTTAAACATGCTATGCTTATATATGTGTCATTGGACATTTTTCAATAAATGGtcaattgataatatatatataaaaaaaaaacatttatcataAGTGAGAGGGTAAGGTTATAAGCCAGATTAACTCACCCCCATAGTACCATGTCATAGAAGTATGTTTGGATAAACAACTAAATTAAGCTCatttgttataattttcttaacaaaataattactttttaaaaaaattgcttttaatgtgtttatttcaatttcttaagagaatcaaaaactaaaaagcatataaaatctaattaaaattaaaatttattttaaatagctTCTCACAAAATTcagctattttttaaaatatttttatgattgtaaataaacataaattagtttatttttaaaaaaaaatctcaactaAATAACAACAAGATCATTTTACActagaaacatttttttaaatatataacaaacgAGTCCAATATTTATCGAATAAGTCCTTATCACGTAATTTCTTAATATAAGTTGTTGTAATAATTGAACAGGAAGCAAGATCAAAACTATTTTAATATaagtttgttttataaattatcttggaggatatattaaaatgatttaaaaataatttattcacaTATCATAATCTTTTTCTATAAATTCTCTCAAACACTTATGCAATTACgtatatcataaaataaaatcaaatatattataaataatttcttcTGCCATACACACTCTATAACTCGTTTTGATAACTCTGGAAAGGAAAAAGCTGGGTTTTAGAACTAACTAAAATTAAGAGTATAAAATGTACAAAAGTTTGCATAATCTTaagtgaattttaattttaaagaaaaaaagtatatacTATTATACTATTAGACATGCTaccttgaaaaatattttgtgcaTGTATAGCTCAATCTTATACTAATAAATTTAGTTAATGATAAGTACATGACTGATTTGCTTTGCATGTAAATTGGTTAATCGAATACTAATCTACTTTAAAGTCATGTGTTTTTAGTAAACcctatttgaatttgaatattggTTCGGTGTAAAATATATGAATGGTGTATACCTTTTTTGCGTACGATTAGAAAAAGTGCGTTCAAGTTTACCAAACGTGAATGTAAT
Above is a window of Glycine soja cultivar W05 chromosome 12, ASM419377v2, whole genome shotgun sequence DNA encoding:
- the LOC114378407 gene encoding uncharacterized protein LOC114378407, translating into MTGVSLGVRTGSYGTLQQNGTVSPKPMLVRRPSKTLLYNPREKERGFFFFCRLLGRGKVAMLLMLALGLCVFVFGCFTVYRGGNINSEIEDTRSYAITRYEFLKPRGVIEDKSEDSNSSRVFSLTSRHRSTARPPPAPNSLSLSKPTRKKGYFPTWGHRCDHFAFPPPPPADRRRPGPRPCPVCYIPVEQAIASMPSSPSESPILRTLTYVHDENPIESEPHGGSDFGGYPSLEERDAAFNIKETMKVHCGFVKGSRPGRQTGFDFDEADLLELDQYHDVIVASAIFGNYDVIQQPRNISSEAKKNIPFYMFIDEETEMYMKNASILSSSRRVGLWRIIIVRNIPYADSRRNGKVPKLLLHRIFPNVRYSIWIDGKLELVVDPYQVLERFLWRQNATFAISRHYRRFDVFVEAEANKAAGKYENASIDHQIQFYKYHDGLTHYSRAKLPITSDVPEGCVIIREHIPITNLFTCLWFNEVDRFTSRDQLSFSTVRDKIMAKTDWSINMFMDCERRNFVIQAYHRDILEQMPPPAVVTRRPGQPASYTNRPQMKSHPRRGKVDKRSGSKRHHRVVGTVLTNHMLI